A window from Nitrosopumilus adriaticus encodes these proteins:
- a CDS encoding magnesium transporter CorA family protein, giving the protein MKKGFITKKLRTGRRVQEEDINTGKMERIQGEKFTWLDLQNPDRGLMEQIAKDYNLNSLNLEDCLTKFELPKLDSYDDHFFVILHFPPLSQKVGISKNSQLSIFVGKDFLITVHQGDLNPLVELVELCINDSDPERKKRLIGKSPGHLLHEIIDVLVDDLLHTSRKIIANLDEMEDRVFDERKSVARSISLLRREINRLRRIANPLKKFVLEIAKNIDRYSDRELDELTLYFDDVIDHIDKVIETLEESRETMEIYKDTDFVLSTEKTNKVLGVLTIIFTLAIPATVIGTFYGMNVNLPGGIGGDLIFLGPHTSFIIIILASAIPAILMFAYFRKLGWISS; this is encoded by the coding sequence TTGAAAAAAGGATTCATTACCAAAAAATTGCGAACCGGGAGAAGAGTCCAAGAAGAGGATATCAATACAGGTAAAATGGAGAGAATCCAAGGAGAGAAATTTACTTGGTTGGATCTTCAGAATCCAGATAGAGGGCTGATGGAGCAAATTGCCAAAGATTACAATCTTAACTCACTTAATTTAGAAGACTGTTTAACCAAATTTGAGCTTCCAAAACTAGACAGTTATGATGATCATTTCTTTGTAATTTTACATTTTCCGCCACTATCACAAAAAGTAGGAATATCAAAAAATAGTCAATTATCTATTTTTGTAGGTAAAGATTTTCTAATCACCGTACATCAAGGAGATCTAAATCCATTAGTTGAATTAGTTGAATTATGTATCAATGATTCAGATCCAGAAAGAAAAAAGCGATTAATAGGAAAATCCCCAGGGCATTTACTCCATGAGATAATCGATGTACTAGTAGATGATCTTTTGCACACATCTAGAAAAATCATCGCAAATTTAGATGAGATGGAAGATAGAGTATTTGATGAAAGGAAATCTGTCGCAAGAAGTATTTCATTATTAAGAAGAGAAATTAACAGGTTAAGAAGAATTGCAAACCCATTAAAGAAATTCGTATTAGAGATTGCAAAGAATATTGACAGATATTCAGATAGGGAGCTTGATGAACTTACATTATATTTTGACGATGTAATTGACCATATTGACAAAGTAATTGAAACATTAGAAGAATCAAGAGAAACTATGGAAATTTACAAAGATACAGACTTTGTGTTAAGCACTGAAAAAACAAACAAAGTGCTAGGAGTTTTAACAATTATCTTTACATTAGCAATACCGGCAACTGTTATCGGTACATTTTATGGAATGAACGTCAATCTTCCAGGTGGGATTGGAGGAGATTTGATATTTCTGGGTCCACATACATCGTTTATCATTATAATTTTGGCATCAGCAATTCCAGCAATTCTGATGTTTGCTTACTTTAGAAAATTAGGCTGGATAAGTAGCTAG
- a CDS encoding leucyl aminopeptidase: MLQKLANSVKLKTESSIKKKTELLCGFVLENSNKVLGLTKIDVKTASSINQSLKDLDGKLGKMIIIPTPGAKYANRILLAGLGKKENLTNDTIRYVSGKIAQKAQELKLNEFSIISPPNFAYDQISSVTQIVEGSKMALYKFDKFKAEKIEKTPDLTIIVSKSNNISKAIKISEIVAEGAIFTKSIANLPPNECTPTTLGNFAKMISKKNKMKCNIISKLELKKKGFGGISAVGQGSKNEPKLIVLEHNNGRKNEKPIVLVGKAVTFDTGGISLKPGDKMDEMKFDKCGGCTVLGIMKAVSELKLPINVVGIIPSVENMPGGESYRPGDIIKLYGGKTAEILNTDAEGRLILSDALSYGEKQYSPKAIIDFATLTGACIVALGTNVAAIISNNEQLTKKIKSASKNTSEDVWELPLNQNYMDMIKSDVADMKNVGIGRAAGTITAAAFLRNAINDTPWVHFDIAGVAWTQIATKEKSYNPKGATGFGVRLILDYLQKL, from the coding sequence ATGCTTCAAAAACTAGCAAATAGTGTGAAATTAAAAACTGAGAGTTCTATAAAAAAGAAAACAGAACTTCTTTGTGGATTTGTTTTAGAAAATTCAAACAAAGTCTTAGGATTAACGAAAATAGATGTAAAAACAGCATCATCAATTAATCAATCCCTAAAAGATCTGGATGGGAAGTTGGGGAAAATGATCATTATTCCTACCCCAGGGGCAAAATATGCTAATAGAATTCTTCTTGCAGGATTAGGAAAAAAAGAAAATTTGACAAATGATACCATAAGATATGTTTCAGGAAAAATTGCACAAAAAGCACAAGAGTTAAAGTTAAATGAATTTTCCATAATTTCGCCTCCTAATTTTGCATATGACCAAATTTCATCGGTTACACAAATTGTTGAAGGCTCCAAAATGGCACTATACAAATTTGATAAATTCAAAGCAGAGAAAATAGAGAAAACACCAGATCTTACAATCATCGTTTCAAAATCAAACAATATTTCAAAGGCTATCAAAATTTCCGAAATTGTTGCAGAGGGTGCAATATTTACTAAGAGCATAGCAAATTTACCTCCTAACGAATGTACTCCAACAACTTTGGGAAATTTTGCAAAAATGATTTCCAAAAAAAATAAAATGAAATGCAATATTATTTCTAAACTTGAATTAAAAAAGAAAGGCTTTGGTGGAATTTCTGCAGTAGGGCAAGGAAGTAAAAATGAACCCAAACTAATTGTTTTAGAACATAATAATGGACGAAAAAATGAAAAACCCATTGTTCTTGTTGGAAAAGCTGTAACATTTGACACAGGTGGAATTTCATTAAAGCCCGGAGATAAAATGGATGAAATGAAATTTGACAAATGTGGCGGATGCACAGTTTTAGGAATTATGAAAGCAGTATCAGAATTAAAACTACCAATCAACGTTGTTGGGATTATCCCTTCAGTTGAAAATATGCCAGGTGGGGAATCATATAGACCAGGAGACATCATTAAATTGTATGGCGGTAAGACTGCCGAGATTCTAAATACAGATGCAGAAGGGAGATTGATTTTATCAGATGCATTATCATATGGTGAAAAACAATATTCACCTAAAGCAATAATTGATTTTGCAACTCTTACAGGTGCATGTATTGTTGCATTAGGAACTAATGTTGCAGCTATAATATCAAATAATGAACAATTGACAAAAAAGATCAAGAGCGCTTCAAAGAATACAAGCGAAGATGTATGGGAACTTCCACTTAATCAAAACTATATGGACATGATAAAATCAGATGTGGCAGATATGAAAAATGTTGGTATAGGAAGAGCTGCAGGAACTATTACTGCTGCTGCATTTTTGAGAAATGCAATAAATGACACACCATGGGTACACTTTGATATTGCAGGAGTTGCATGGACTCAGATAGCTACCAAAGAGAAATCATACAACCCAAAAGGCGCAACAGGTTTTGGTGTTAGATTAATCTTGGACTATTTACAAAAATTATAA
- a CDS encoding class I SAM-dependent methyltransferase produces MKIEEYLETLPENLLSGEDVQLPEKSFREIFKFVDLGENDIFYHLGCGDEKGIEIAINEFKVKKAVGIDNNSEKIQKAKENLNAKNLQGQFICSDVEDSDISEASIILFWFTDEEVINNMMMKFEHLKPETKIITIWGPLPDCLPDKVSFPYIINQTPFKKAENMQEQLLSIFGVKCIDFVTAWEFAERYTKSIGTPEIQNDRFLTIIQTLMIWINAKKLGVACGEEIPESIQTYIKLMKMNFDIDFGHLLNE; encoded by the coding sequence TTGAAAATAGAAGAATATCTAGAAACACTTCCAGAGAACTTACTCAGTGGCGAAGATGTTCAGCTTCCAGAGAAATCATTTAGAGAGATTTTCAAATTTGTAGATTTAGGAGAAAATGATATTTTTTATCATTTAGGATGTGGAGATGAAAAAGGAATTGAGATTGCAATTAATGAATTCAAAGTAAAAAAAGCAGTTGGTATCGACAACAATTCTGAAAAAATTCAAAAAGCAAAAGAAAATCTAAATGCAAAAAATCTTCAAGGACAATTCATTTGTAGTGATGTAGAAGATTCAGACATATCAGAAGCATCGATTATTTTATTTTGGTTTACAGATGAGGAGGTCATAAATAATATGATGATGAAGTTTGAACATCTTAAACCAGAAACAAAAATAATTACAATTTGGGGACCACTGCCAGATTGCCTTCCAGATAAAGTTAGTTTCCCATACATTATCAATCAAACGCCATTTAAAAAAGCTGAAAATATGCAAGAGCAACTATTATCCATTTTTGGTGTAAAGTGCATAGATTTCGTTACTGCTTGGGAATTTGCTGAAAGATATACTAAATCTATTGGAACTCCAGAAATTCAAAATGATCGTTTTTTGACAATTATTCAAACTTTGATGATTTGGATAAATGCAAAAAAATTAGGAGTTGCATGTGGTGAAGAAATTCCAGAATCCATTCAAACATACATAAAATTAATGAAAATGAATTTCGATATTGATTTTGGGCATCTATTAAATGAGTAA
- a CDS encoding UPF0147 family protein yields MADNAQNKESMKEAIDTLNQIVASNSTPKTIKKSITDLISDLNNQEYSLSVRAANTISLLDDVTQDPNMPSYVRTQLWQAVSKLESIRE; encoded by the coding sequence ATGGCAGATAACGCTCAGAATAAAGAATCCATGAAAGAAGCAATCGATACACTAAATCAGATTGTCGCTAGCAATTCAACACCAAAGACAATCAAAAAATCAATTACAGACTTAATTTCTGATTTGAATAATCAAGAATATTCGTTATCAGTAAGAGCCGCAAATACAATTAGCCTTCTAGATGACGTTACACAAGATCCCAATATGCCATCATATGTTAGAACCCAGTTATGGCAAGCAGTTTCAAAATTAGAAAGCATAAGAGAATAA
- a CDS encoding GNAT family N-acetyltransferase, translating into MIRVAKNEDKIPVLKFCKNTFSWGDYIEYVWDFWLSEENLIVFEKELPVGICHSFYSKDQVWIEGIRVNPNFRRQNIASKLVMNAELIGLKKNASFSYMLIDTQNFSSLEMAQSLDYEIFQTWNYYSLSPKKNLNHKIHYVKSINPKFCTHYVKSWRWLPLDDFTLSQFYENKKIIKSSGFDTDSIAILTDSEHFDKTLIVTLFPGSENSVLDVVSFLQHHAIEKNYERIQILTKNILPKFDSLEHKISFYLMKKSLINLI; encoded by the coding sequence ATGATCAGAGTTGCCAAAAATGAAGATAAAATTCCAGTTTTAAAATTTTGTAAAAACACTTTTTCTTGGGGAGATTACATCGAATATGTTTGGGATTTTTGGTTATCTGAGGAAAATCTTATTGTATTTGAAAAAGAGTTGCCTGTGGGAATCTGTCATTCGTTTTACTCCAAGGATCAAGTCTGGATTGAAGGAATTCGTGTAAATCCTAATTTTAGGAGACAAAATATTGCCTCAAAGCTTGTGATGAATGCTGAATTAATTGGTCTAAAAAAGAATGCTTCTTTTTCGTATATGTTAATTGACACTCAAAATTTTTCATCTTTAGAAATGGCGCAATCTTTAGACTATGAAATTTTTCAAACTTGGAATTATTATTCATTATCTCCAAAAAAAAACCTAAATCATAAAATACATTATGTAAAATCAATTAATCCAAAATTTTGTACTCATTATGTGAAATCCTGGAGGTGGCTCCCACTTGATGATTTTACTCTTTCTCAATTTTATGAGAACAAAAAAATTATCAAATCTTCTGGTTTTGATACTGATTCGATTGCAATACTTACTGATTCAGAACATTTTGATAAAACTTTGATCGTTACATTATTTCCAGGTTCAGAAAACTCTGTTTTGGATGTTGTTTCATTTTTACAACATCATGCAATTGAAAAAAACTATGAAAGAATCCAAATTTTAACAAAAAATATCTTACCAAAATTTGATTCGCTGGAACATAAAATTTCTTTTTATTTGATGAAAAAATCTTTGATTAATTTGATTTAA
- a CDS encoding fumarylacetoacetate hydrolase family protein encodes MKIVRLAYENNETYGFVNGDRVSTKDEITYLTGVPIPQNVKDFLFDGWYDEIKNKIKDLPYAENISKFKILPPIPNPNKIICLAFNYVDHAKEQGLEAPEDPAIVIKPRTALNSTKSDIVCPDFVKQLDYEVELALIIGKNCKNVSIKDAPSVIFGYMVFNDVSARDIQFKDKQFTRGKSFDSFAPCGPWITTSDEIQDAQNLKLTTKINGEIRQNSSTSNMFIKIPEIISKISNVMTLEKGDIISTGTPAGVMLNKPNAVFLKDGDKVEMEIEGLGTLSNTIKFVKSN; translated from the coding sequence ATGAAAATAGTACGCTTAGCTTATGAGAATAATGAAACATATGGTTTTGTAAATGGTGATAGAGTATCAACAAAAGATGAAATCACATACCTAACAGGGGTGCCAATTCCACAAAATGTGAAGGACTTTCTTTTTGATGGCTGGTATGATGAAATTAAAAATAAAATTAAAGATTTGCCATATGCAGAAAATATTTCTAAATTCAAAATACTACCCCCAATACCAAATCCAAATAAAATAATCTGTTTGGCATTCAACTATGTGGATCATGCAAAGGAACAGGGATTAGAAGCACCAGAGGATCCGGCAATTGTAATAAAACCTAGAACTGCATTAAATAGCACTAAATCAGATATCGTATGCCCAGATTTTGTAAAACAACTAGACTATGAAGTGGAATTGGCTTTGATAATTGGTAAAAATTGTAAAAATGTAAGCATAAAGGATGCACCAAGTGTAATTTTTGGATATATGGTTTTCAATGACGTATCTGCAAGAGACATTCAATTCAAGGATAAACAATTCACAAGAGGGAAGAGTTTTGATTCTTTTGCACCATGCGGACCATGGATTACAACATCTGATGAAATCCAAGATGCACAAAATCTAAAGTTAACTACAAAAATTAACGGTGAAATAAGACAGAATTCCTCTACAAGTAACATGTTTATCAAAATTCCAGAAATTATTTCAAAAATCTCAAATGTAATGACGTTAGAAAAAGGAGATATTATTTCTACAGGAACCCCAGCTGGAGTAATGCTAAACAAACCTAATGCAGTGTTTTTGAAAGATGGTGACAAAGTAGAAATGGAGATAGAAGGTCTTGGCACTTTAAGCAACACAATAAAATTTGTTAAATCAAATTAA
- a CDS encoding Rieske (2Fe-2S) protein: MGKIIAGKTSDIPPGKMTKVTIDGRDILVANIDGEYYATDDSCTHSGSSLSEGKLDGCVITCGWHGAQFDCKTGKLEKFPAKIRDLTSYNVVVESDSVFVEM; encoded by the coding sequence ATGGGAAAAATTATTGCTGGAAAAACATCAGATATTCCTCCTGGAAAAATGACCAAAGTGACCATTGATGGAAGAGATATTCTAGTTGCTAATATTGACGGCGAGTATTATGCTACAGATGATTCTTGTACTCATTCTGGTTCAAGTTTGTCTGAAGGAAAATTAGATGGTTGTGTAATTACTTGTGGCTGGCATGGAGCACAGTTTGATTGTAAAACAGGGAAACTGGAAAAATTTCCAGCAAAAATAAGAGATTTAACATCCTACAATGTTGTTGTTGAATCAGATAGTGTATTTGTAGAGATGTAA
- a CDS encoding transketolase family protein encodes MNDPIMTDMRSAYSKALIHLGKENPNVVVLGADTTDSLKTSDFGKEFPDRFFNVGIAEANLVTISAGLAYSGKISFASTYAIFLPGRAVDQIRNNIAYPSPLGKKGLNVKLVSSHGGLSVGPDGGSHQQIEDIAIMRVIPNFRVLIPADTVAVSKLTALMAKEYGPFYMRMARSKTPLIHSESQNFEIGKGITLRDGSDCTIAACGITVRMALEAADSLQQEGISCRVLDMFSIKPIDDEILEKAARETGCIVTTEEHNIFAGMGSAVAESISESYPVPIKRIGAQDMFGESARDNEVPLLLEKHGITSFNIAKQVKEIRSKKL; translated from the coding sequence TTGAACGATCCAATTATGACTGACATGCGTTCAGCATATTCAAAAGCACTTATACATCTTGGAAAAGAAAATCCAAATGTTGTAGTTTTAGGTGCAGACACAACTGATTCTTTAAAAACATCTGATTTTGGAAAGGAATTCCCTGATAGATTTTTCAATGTTGGAATTGCTGAAGCGAATTTAGTGACAATTTCTGCAGGATTAGCATATTCTGGAAAGATTTCTTTTGCAAGTACATATGCTATTTTTTTACCCGGAAGAGCTGTTGATCAAATTCGAAATAACATTGCATATCCATCTCCTCTTGGAAAAAAGGGATTAAATGTAAAATTAGTTTCATCACATGGAGGTTTATCTGTTGGACCTGATGGAGGTTCTCATCAACAAATAGAGGATATTGCAATAATGAGAGTAATTCCAAATTTTAGAGTTTTAATTCCAGCTGATACTGTTGCAGTTTCAAAATTGACTGCATTGATGGCAAAAGAATATGGTCCCTTTTACATGCGGATGGCAAGATCTAAAACTCCATTGATTCATTCAGAATCCCAAAATTTTGAAATTGGAAAAGGCATTACACTAAGAGATGGCTCTGATTGTACTATTGCAGCTTGTGGAATTACGGTACGTATGGCTTTGGAGGCAGCTGATTCATTGCAACAGGAGGGCATTTCCTGTAGAGTTTTGGATATGTTTTCAATAAAACCAATTGATGATGAGATATTGGAAAAAGCTGCTCGTGAAACAGGTTGTATTGTAACTACTGAGGAACATAATATTTTTGCAGGAATGGGCTCTGCAGTTGCAGAATCTATTTCCGAATCATATCCTGTCCCAATTAAGAGAATCGGCGCTCAAGATATGTTTGGCGAATCTGCTCGTGATAATGAGGTTCCACTACTCTTGGAAAAACATGGAATAACATCTTTTAATATAGCAAAACAAGTCAAAGAAATTAGGAGCAAAAAATTATGA
- the fsa gene encoding fructose-6-phosphate aldolase, whose translation MKIFLDTANLESIKKFNDMGLLDGITTNPSLMSKEGGNPKDAMGEITKIIKGDVSLEVVSTDYSGMIEEGKRLREYGDNVVVKVPMTPDGLKACKTLSSQGIPVNVTLIFSANQALLAAKSGAKYVSPFIGRLDDVGQDGMKLISDIKKIFKNYEDSIDTQILVASVRHPVHVVDAAKIGADVVTLPPTVLDKMLLHPLTKIGLENFLADWEKLKAGNPDIKI comes from the coding sequence ATGAAAATTTTTCTTGACACTGCTAATCTTGAATCAATAAAAAAATTCAATGATATGGGTTTACTGGATGGAATTACTACTAATCCATCATTGATGTCAAAGGAAGGTGGAAATCCAAAAGATGCAATGGGAGAAATTACTAAAATTATCAAGGGTGATGTAAGTCTAGAAGTTGTCAGCACAGATTATTCTGGAATGATTGAAGAAGGTAAACGACTTCGTGAATATGGGGATAATGTTGTAGTTAAAGTTCCCATGACTCCTGATGGGCTCAAAGCTTGTAAAACACTTTCATCTCAAGGAATTCCTGTTAATGTTACATTGATTTTTTCTGCCAATCAGGCCTTACTTGCAGCAAAATCTGGTGCAAAATATGTTAGTCCATTCATTGGAAGATTGGATGATGTTGGTCAGGATGGGATGAAATTAATTTCAGATATTAAAAAAATTTTTAAAAATTATGAGGATTCAATAGATACCCAAATTCTTGTTGCAAGTGTTCGTCATCCGGTGCATGTAGTAGATGCTGCAAAAATTGGGGCAGATGTGGTAACGTTGCCTCCAACTGTTCTTGATAAGATGCTGCTACACCCACTAACAAAAATTGGTTTGGAGAATTTTCTTGCAGATTGGGAGAAACTCAAAGCCGGAAATCCTGACATAAAAATCTAA
- the gltX gene encoding glutamate--tRNA ligase: protein MDEELRKEVRKLSLQNAYEHGGKTQDKIILGKILGTKPEYRTKVKEITKDISEIVNSINQLSSEEQEKEINENFPELLVPKEKIEEREGLPELKDAVQGKVITRFPPEPNGYPHIGHAKAAIINSEYAKMYGGKFILRMDDTNPEAERMEYHAAIKVGLEWLGIEFDLVKNTSDDMEIFYEKGMELINLGKAYICTCKREDISKNRRERKSCKCSMNDIDKNNKNWGKMNTKYKAGEAIVRFRGDMKADNAVMRDPVLFRIIDGKHYTLGEKFRIWPSYDMAVAIEDSIDGVTHAFRSKEFELRKELIDEILDALNMRKPQQGFFSRLEFKGMPISKRIIKPLIEEGKVSWYDDPRLPTLEALKRRGIKPEAIRKFIMSLGLTKANTLAPFDSLEAFNRKFVDSDSIRLFMVSDAKELVVKNLSMSSVEIPNHPVNDKGKRKIEIDENFYISGEDAKNFKEGIKIRLLGLGNILIKKIGTVFEGELINEGDTKEITKIQWVPQKTAHEIKMIIPKTLFIEDEFNEESLEEIDVYTEPHYLQLKEGEEIQFVRFGYCRKDSQNQAIFTHK, encoded by the coding sequence ATTACAAAAGATATTTCTGAAATTGTCAATTCAATTAATCAGTTATCATCTGAAGAACAAGAAAAAGAAATCAATGAAAATTTTCCAGAACTCTTAGTACCAAAAGAAAAAATTGAAGAGAGAGAAGGACTACCAGAATTAAAAGATGCAGTTCAAGGTAAAGTGATTACAAGATTCCCTCCAGAACCCAATGGGTATCCGCACATCGGACATGCAAAAGCTGCAATAATTAATTCAGAATATGCAAAGATGTATGGAGGAAAATTCATTCTTAGAATGGATGATACTAATCCTGAAGCAGAGCGAATGGAATATCATGCAGCTATCAAAGTTGGACTTGAATGGTTGGGTATTGAGTTTGATTTGGTAAAAAATACTTCAGACGACATGGAAATATTTTATGAGAAAGGCATGGAATTAATAAATTTGGGAAAGGCCTACATTTGTACTTGTAAAAGAGAAGATATCAGTAAGAACAGAAGAGAAAGAAAATCCTGCAAATGCAGTATGAATGATATTGATAAAAATAATAAAAATTGGGGAAAAATGAACACGAAATACAAAGCAGGGGAAGCCATTGTTAGATTTCGTGGAGATATGAAAGCAGATAATGCAGTTATGAGAGATCCAGTATTATTCAGGATTATTGATGGAAAGCATTACACATTAGGTGAAAAATTTAGAATTTGGCCTAGCTATGATATGGCAGTTGCAATCGAAGACAGTATAGATGGGGTAACACATGCATTTCGTTCAAAAGAATTTGAACTGAGAAAGGAATTGATTGATGAGATTTTAGATGCGTTAAACATGCGTAAGCCACAACAAGGCTTTTTCTCAAGATTAGAATTCAAAGGTATGCCCATTTCAAAAAGAATCATCAAGCCGCTAATTGAGGAAGGCAAGGTTTCATGGTATGACGATCCAAGATTACCAACTCTTGAGGCCCTAAAAAGAAGAGGAATAAAACCTGAAGCCATTAGAAAATTTATCATGTCGTTGGGGTTAACAAAAGCAAATACTCTGGCACCTTTTGATTCTCTTGAAGCATTCAATCGAAAGTTTGTGGATTCCGATAGTATCAGACTATTCATGGTAAGTGATGCAAAAGAACTAGTAGTCAAAAATTTATCAATGTCATCAGTAGAAATTCCAAACCATCCAGTAAACGATAAAGGTAAAAGAAAAATTGAGATAGATGAAAATTTCTATATTTCTGGAGAGGACGCAAAGAATTTCAAAGAAGGAATTAAAATTAGACTATTAGGATTAGGCAACATACTAATTAAAAAAATTGGTACTGTATTTGAAGGAGAACTAATCAATGAAGGGGATACCAAAGAGATAACAAAAATTCAATGGGTTCCACAAAAAACTGCTCATGAAATTAAAATGATCATTCCCAAAACATTGTTTATTGAAGATGAATTTAATGAAGAAAGTTTGGAGGAGATAGATGTCTACACAGAACCACACTATCTACAATTAAAAGAAGGTGAAGAAATTCAATTTGTTAGATTTGGATATTGTAGAAAAGATTCACAGAATCAAGCAATTTTCACACACAAGTGA
- a CDS encoding ribulose-phosphate 3-epimerase, with protein sequence MGLNYYQIKKNILRARKLVIKGTNAAGSGHPGGSFSMAEIMGCLFNKYLKFDPQNPQWEDRDRLVLSKGHASPGLFSNMAVSGYFPESELETLRKFGSKLQGHPDLKCPGVEFCGGSLGTGLSYSIGIALAAKIDSKNHHVYTIIGDGESDEGQVWEAAMTAAKYKVDNLTAFLDRNFIQQDSYTEKIMPLDEKLEGDDLSEMWKDASRWKTGDKWRSFGWNVIEIDGHRIEQINAAIAKANATKGVPTMIISRTVKGKSVEHMEDNPQWHGKAPDSDVVPIINSELDSQFMIAPSIIAGDMTNLENEIKRCVSGRADYIHLDVMDGHFVPTKTFDHNKIKELRPLTVIPFDSHLMINEPVKHVKNYIDAGSDIITVHAEVTDESSFGEIHDLLKQNQVGVGFAINPDTELPEWSHKFLPSLDQLIVMSVVPGKSGQKYIEETHSKMARLNSVLKEHNFSGYIEADGGVNLENIGSIFADGARVFVGGGAIIGQQDVRMAIRDFRSEILKSRRRILLDKANELGGVDLVKKWIGLHVVGEKQDQIQKIAQEAGYL encoded by the coding sequence ATGGGGCTCAATTATTATCAAATAAAGAAAAATATTCTACGAGCCAGAAAATTAGTGATTAAAGGAACGAATGCTGCTGGCTCAGGACATCCTGGAGGTTCCTTTTCAATGGCAGAAATTATGGGATGCTTATTTAACAAATATTTGAAATTCGATCCTCAAAACCCTCAATGGGAAGACAGAGATCGCCTAGTTCTTTCTAAAGGTCATGCATCTCCTGGATTATTTTCTAACATGGCAGTATCTGGTTATTTTCCTGAATCTGAACTTGAAACACTGAGGAAATTTGGCAGTAAATTACAAGGTCATCCTGATCTTAAATGTCCGGGTGTAGAATTCTGTGGGGGTTCACTCGGAACTGGGTTGTCCTACTCTATTGGAATTGCACTTGCAGCAAAAATTGATTCTAAAAATCATCATGTGTACACAATTATTGGTGATGGGGAATCTGATGAAGGACAGGTTTGGGAGGCTGCAATGACTGCTGCAAAATATAAAGTTGATAATCTTACTGCCTTTCTTGATAGAAATTTTATTCAACAAGATTCTTACACTGAAAAAATTATGCCCCTTGATGAAAAATTAGAAGGTGATGATCTTTCTGAAATGTGGAAAGATGCATCACGCTGGAAGACCGGTGATAAATGGAGATCTTTTGGCTGGAATGTTATTGAAATTGATGGTCATAGAATTGAACAAATCAACGCTGCAATAGCAAAAGCAAATGCAACAAAAGGAGTGCCCACAATGATAATTTCTAGAACAGTAAAGGGTAAATCTGTTGAACACATGGAAGATAATCCCCAATGGCATGGTAAAGCTCCTGACTCTGATGTGGTTCCTATAATTAATTCTGAATTGGATTCCCAATTCATGATTGCACCATCGATAATTGCAGGAGATATGACAAATTTAGAAAATGAAATTAAAAGATGTGTGTCTGGTAGAGCAGATTACATTCATCTCGATGTGATGGATGGGCACTTTGTACCAACCAAAACTTTTGATCATAATAAAATCAAAGAACTAAGGCCTCTTACTGTAATTCCATTTGATTCCCATTTGATGATTAACGAACCAGTAAAACATGTTAAGAATTACATTGACGCAGGTAGTGACATAATAACAGTCCATGCAGAAGTAACTGACGAATCAAGTTTTGGTGAAATTCATGATTTGCTTAAACAAAACCAAGTTGGTGTGGGATTTGCAATAAATCCTGACACTGAATTACCTGAATGGTCGCACAAATTTTTACCGTCACTTGATCAACTAATTGTAATGTCTGTTGTACCTGGTAAATCTGGCCAAAAATACATTGAAGAAACCCACTCAAAGATGGCTAGATTAAATTCTGTTCTTAAAGAACACAATTTCTCAGGTTACATTGAGGCTGATGGAGGAGTAAATCTGGAAAATATTGGTTCTATTTTTGCTGATGGTGCACGTGTATTTGTTGGGGGTGGTGCAATTATAGGACAACAAGATGTCCGAATGGCAATAAGAGATTTTAGATCAGAGATTCTAAAATCTAGACGACGGATTTTACTTGATAAGGCAAATGAGTTGGGTGGTGTTGATTTAGTAAAGAAATGGATCGGTTTGCATGTTGTAGGTGAAAAACAAGATCAAATTCAAAAAATTGCACAGGAGGCAGGATATCTTTGA